A portion of the Anabas testudineus chromosome 22, fAnaTes1.2, whole genome shotgun sequence genome contains these proteins:
- the fam166b gene encoding protein FAM166B, whose protein sequence is MDKYAPKISKVLMTPDPHYIPGYAGYCPQLKFSVGRSYGRLTADLLTSPDVRRSRRLVLHTGQLSSTESDAGLTLRTNLDSNLMKTIPGYTGFIPKSQNYFACSYSETCRKALTEFYQDGRVKCQSTDLPLVDNYTNQQLKRAKLPPTQMSDTMISFKPMKSFSPTGNPYFMEDDNPHKYFISGFTGHVPKSRFLIGKGYPITSNQALIQFRKQQQNDPMSLNTPGRKDSTTPSMPTIYPSNRGVVPSFTGHIPGYKFTYGHTFGHLSQNALEKSGIKRIIQEKA, encoded by the exons CCACATTATATACCGGG GTATGCAGGGTATTGCCCACAGCTGAAGTTTAGCGTGGGGAGGTCATACGGCCGGCTCACAGCCGACCTGCTGACCAGTCCTGATGTGAGACGCTCCAGACGCCTGGTCCTCCACACAGGTCagctctcctccacagagtcgGACGCTGGTCTGACACTGAGAACCAACCTTGACAGTAACTTGATGAAGACAATACCAGGATACACAG GCTTTATCCCAAAAAGCCAGAACTACTTTGCCTGCAGCTACTCTGAAACGTGTCGTAAAGCACTGACTGAGTTTTACCAGGATGGACGTGTGAAGTGTCAATCAACAGACCTGCCTCTTGTTGACAACTACACCAACCAACAGTTAAAA AGAGCAAAACTCCCTCCGACACAGATGTCAGACACCATGATTTCCTTCAAGCCCATGAAGTCCTTCAGTCCTACTGGAAATCCATATTTCATGGAAGATGATAACCCACACAAGTACTTTATCTCAG GATTTACAGGACATGTGCCAAAATCTCGCTTCCTAATCGGTAAAGGTTACCCCATCACCTCCAACCAGGCACTGATCCAGTTTaggaagcagcagcaaaatgacCCCATGTCCCTAAACACCCCAGGGAGAAAGGACAGTACAACGCCCTCCATGCCCACTATCTATCCATCAAACAGGGGTGTGGTGCCATCATTCACTGGACACATCCCAG GATACAAGTTCACGTATGGACATACCTTTGGTCATCTCTCGCAGAATGCACTGGAAAAGAGTGGCATCAAGAGGATCATTCAGGAAAAGGCATAA
- the LOC113148270 gene encoding iporin, which yields MIGASSLSGNTLIACHFPIVQLPTWQLPVQAYCSSAKRPSRLCSVGLTRAMSLPEQDSLHREHAFAGGRRHFSSSYSSLNEDRAEEEGASDSSGRYDSTSSPEETSSHMKRERRESSVVRGSLRSHNSFLPSTELDEDEEDEYSDGDNLHRYLEDSSFVLHGNSNWPLSNAISNYTMSHGDMESEWGNEGIMLDSESEQQWLTNQPNQLGSLRADCQHFHVSRSGIMMMSCGEQDSDRVNDTVSCCIDSQHKCSPEMLSNCHTEYVSDSSCNSSDGVLVNFCTIYNRSNNPATPQDLSSPAVHPSQSSEGSVFLNLQPVPQTPTQDLQQRDTTVHTPPSEKVDMNPCASCWSPQGLDSNCNLYSLESLSPGLSSLEVSDLTACLQSQATLTMETNQKYYKLVTCDLSSQSPSPAWSSLTSCPEGQGRSSPFAPSEQLFVCHKKDGQHKEVKQDKEEQQKEVRVSSAQHSTEFKGSHFQAYHYQADKDLCRKKPTNSIQNLSHTSCLLCPSQCSPHSSKCQDTRAAYTQPSVTLNQGNCDSDATEKGACSSENEVIRYSKAQRPTSLPIQPFVLIPADKPQSQHLGCLLEQYMNKKSSKYDSSQPSLKFKDKSSHCFSNIQTSPRSSHCPILLEAPLSSDTCSTCTPSPECFRRTWTQCSRSQGQPSPCTLKSSLDPSHMVPKLGLVQFQGETSPYSGKTRTKDFLHQSSATNKSNLVKIPTYQDLINLSPEQSHVKTKSRSPDTYYHSAFSETPPTLPITMDTHYPNVQVCFSPPSSQPEKTQYQAVPAADSGFFHSSFTAALSSVPHLSSLSSLLSLATSGLHPQQTQDAAGLSRKESQSQHSERLILSDRPPTDFCLSPDTSYESMSISHLQRRGLLRSVSRAVDLIMAHFGSSRDPDEKMRLGNSSCSPTIAGLVLEHLCPTIQNILEDGLRDHKLDLIIGQRRNHSWSVVEVSTRIGPSTRVLHSLVSKIRQCPQLNTHCMRLRAFIMGLLNLRALEFWLSHLQSQKDVVTTYYHSWGFLSMSLGQCQPLFQELLLLLQPLSVLPFDLNLLLEPRLLRNRQLCPEEQGVSPLPPCSALLVTSWPRLQADRKIDGGQSGQQTENLHQMGQESLSPLNSSCIKQQCGRMQAYRSPLLAPIPEWWPNSHSPLEGVIEENHSHNYADTWSQISMDSRPEEKRGEKDSGTPNASFCVHAVSPCHGGLRWAKLFGATDTSTRAGTVSQSHTGAQTRRRPSQWLNLDRSQLGLLAQSIRTMKLVGAPSEKNKDY from the exons ATGATTGGAGCATCAAGTCTCTCAGGGAACACCCTGATAGCGTGCCACTTCCCTATTGTTCAGCTGCCCACATGGCAACTACCTGTTCAGGCCTATTGCAGTTCGGCAAAAAGGCCCAGCCGTCTGTGCTCAGTAGGCCTGACTCGAGCTATGTCCCTACCGGAGCAAGACTCGCTCCACAGAGAGCACGCCTTCGCTGGTGGCCGAAGGCACTTTTCGAGCAGCTACAGTAGTCTCAatgaggacagagcagaggaggagggtgcCAGTGACAGTAGCGGGAGATACGACTCCACATCATCGCCAGAGGAAACAAGTTCCCatatgaagagagagaggagagagagctcTGTAGTGAGAGGCAGTCTGCGATCACACAATTCATTCCTTCCCAGTACAGAGCtagatgaggatgaagaagatgaatatAGTGATGGAGACAATCTGCACAGATACCTAGAGGATTCATCTTTTGTATTGCATGGAAATTCCAATTGGCCACTAAGTAATGCAATCAGTAATTATACAATGTCGCATGGGGACATGGAGAGTGAATGGGGCAATGAAGGAATCATGTTAGATAGTGAGAGTGAGCAACAGTGGCTCACTAACCAGCCCAACCAGCTGGGCTCACTTCGCGCTGACTGCCAGCACTTTCATGTGAGCAGATCTGGCATCATGATGATGTCTTGTGGAGAGCAGGACTCAGATAGAGTAAATGATACCGTATCCTGCTGCATCGACAGCCAACACAAATGTTCCCCAGAGATGTTGTCCAACTGTCACACGGAGTATGTCAGCGACTCCTCCTGTAACAGCTCCGATGGCGTTTTGGTGAATTTCTGCACCATTTATAACAGAAGCAACAACCCTGCCACGCCTCAAGATCTCAGCAGTCCAGCAGTTCACCCCTCGCAGTCGTCTGAGGGATCTGTATTCCTCAATCTTCAGCCTGTTCCCCAGACTCCGACCCAGGACCTTCAACAACGTGACACGACAGTTCACACTCCTCCAAGTGAGAAGGTTGACATGAATCCCTGTGCTTCCTGCTGGTCTCCTCAGGGCCTCGACTCGAACTGCAATCTTTACTCCCTAGAGTCGCTATCCCCTGGTCTGTCCTCTTTGGAAGTGTCAGACCTGACTGCCTGTCTCCAAAGTCAGGCCACGCTCACCATGGAGACCAACCAGAAGTACTATAAACTTGTGACTTGTGACCTCTCCTCTCAGTCACCCAGCCCAGCCTGGTCCAGTCTCACCAGCTGCCCCGAGGGTCAGGGCAGAAGCAGTCCCTTTGCTCCCTCTGAACAACTGTTTGTCTGTCATAAGAAAGACGGACAACACAAAGAGGTTAAGCAG GATAAAGAGGAGCAGCAAAAGGAAGTGAGGGTCTcctcagcacagcacagcactgagTTTAAGGGCTCCCACTTTCAGGCCTATCATTACCAGGCTGACAAAGACCTCTGCAGGAAGAAACCCACAAACAGCATCCAGAACCTCTCCCACACATCCTGTTTGCTGTGCCCCAGCCAGTGTAGCCCACATAGCAGTAAATGCCAAGACACAAGAGCTGCATACACACAACCATCTGTGACTCTGAACCAGGGGAACTGTGATAGCGATGCTACTGAAAAGG GTGCATGTTCATCAGAAAATGAAGTGATACGCTACAGTAAGGCCCAGAGGCCAACCTCTCTGCCCATTCAGCCCTTTGTTTTGATTCCTGCAGACAAACCTCAGTCCCAGCACCTGGGCTGTCTGCTGGAGcaatatatgaataaaaagagCAGCAAGTACGACAGCTCGCAGCCAAGCTTGAAGTTCAAGGACAAAAGCAGTCATTGCTTTTCTAATATTCAGACATCACCGAGGAGCAGCCACTGCCCCATCCTACTGGAGGCCCCTTTGAGCTCTGATACCTGTTCCACTTGCACACCGAGTCCAGAGTGCTTCAGACGCACATGGACTCAATGCAGCAGAAGCCAAGGACAGCCAAGTCCATGTACATTAAAAAGCAGCCTGGATCCATCTCACATGGTTCCAAAGCTTGGACTAGTCCAATTCCAAGGTGAAACAAGTCCATACTCAGGCAAAACTCGGACTAAAGATTTTCTACATCAGAGCTCGGCCACAAATAAGTCCAACCTTGTTAAAATTCCCACCTACCAGGACCTTATTAACCTTTCCCCTGAACAGAGCCATGTCAAAACTAAATCCAGAAGCCCTGACACTTATTACCATTCAGCATTCTCTGAAACACCACCCACTTTACCCATAACCATGGATACCCATTACCCTAATGTGCAAGTTTGcttttctcctccatcctcacAACCAGAAAAGACACAGTACCAAGCTGTACCTGCCGCTGACTCAGGCTTTTTTCACAGTAGTTTTACAGCTGCCCTCTCCTCAGTACCTCACCTCTCCTCGTTAAGTTCTCTGCTCTCTTTGGCAACTTCTGGGCTGCATCCTCAGCAAACGCAGGACGCTGCCGGGCTCAGTCGCAAGGAGAGTCAGAGTCAACACAGTGAACGACTGATCCTGAGTGACAGGCCGCCCACAGACTTCTGCCTCTCACCCGATACATCTTATGAGTCCATGTCCATCAGCCACCTTCAGAGGAGAG GCTTGCTCAGGTCTGTGAGCAGGGCGGTGGATTTGATCATGGCTCATTTTGGCAGCAGTAGAGATCCTGACGAGAAG ATGCGTCTGGGTAACAGCTCTTGCAGTCCAACAATTGCCGGTCTGGTCCTTGAACATTTGTGTCCAACAATCCAGAATATTTTAGAAGACGGGCTTAGGGACCACAAACTGGATCTCATCATTGGACAACGTCGTAACCACTCCTGGAGTGTGGTGGAAGTCTCTACCAGGATTG GTCCATCCACCAGAGTCCTCCACAGTCTGGTCTCTAAGATCAGACAGTGCCCCCAGCTCAACACCCACTGCATGAGGCTGAGAGCCTTCATCATGGGGCTGCTTAA cttGAGAGCTTTGGAGTTCTGGCTCAGCCACCTTCAGAGTCAGAAAG ATGTGGTTACGACATACTACCATTCTTGGGGTTTCCTGTCCATGTCACTGGGTCAGTGTCAGCCTTTGTTTCAGGAGCTGCTACTTTTGCTGCAGCCACTCTCCGTGTTGCCCTTTGACCTCAATTTGCTCCTGGAGCCTCGACTGTTACGTAACAGACAGCTGTGTCCAGAAGAGCAGGGTGTCTCTCCACTGCCACCGTGCTCAGCCCTCCTAGTGACCAGCTGGCCACGACTGCAAGCTGACAGAAAAATAGACGGTGGCCAGAGTGGTCAGCAAACTGAGAATTTACACCAGATGGGTCAGGAGTCACTTAGTCCTCTGAATTCAAGTTGCATCAAACAGCAATGTGGAAGGATGCAGGCCTATAGGAGTCCACTGTTAGCTCCTATTCCAGAGTGGTGGCCAAATAGTCACAGCCCTCTGGAAGGTGTGATTGAAGAGAATCATAGTCACAATTATGCAGATACTTGGTCTCAAATAAGTATGGACAGCAGAccagaagagaagaggggagagaaagacagtggGACGCCAAATGCATCATTTTGTGTCCATGCAGTAAGCCCTTGTCATGGTGGGCTGCGTTGGGCCAAACTGTTTGGAGCCACTGATACTTCCACCAGAGCAGGGACGGTTTCTCAGAGTCACACTGGAGCACAAACCAGAAG GAGACCATCACAGTGGCTTAATTTGGACAGATCGCAGCTTGGACTGTTGGCTCAGTCCATCCGGACAATGAAATTAGTTGGAGCTCCGTCTGAGAAAAACAAGGACTATTAA
- the LOC113148548 gene encoding liver-expressed antimicrobial peptide 2: MRSLKENLIVLSVFLFLICDTQVNTLPLSRDWNGLIQRTKRSLLWRWNSMKPVGASCRDHLECGTKYCRKNICSFWMST, from the exons ATGAGGAGCCTTAAGGAAAATCTCATcgttctttctgtttttctgtttctgatctGTGACACTCAG GTCAACACACTCCCTCTGTCTAGAGACTGGAACGGTTTGATTCAGCGGACCAAACGATCACTTCTGTGGCGTTGGAACAGCATGAAGCCTGTCGGTGCCAGCTGCAGGGATCACTTAGAGTGCGGCACAAAATACTGCAG GAAAAATATTTGTTCCTTCTGGATGTCCACTTAA